A stretch of Gossypium hirsutum isolate 1008001.06 chromosome A06, Gossypium_hirsutum_v2.1, whole genome shotgun sequence DNA encodes these proteins:
- the LOC121230865 gene encoding mannosyl-oligosaccharide 1,2-alpha-mannosidase MNS3, which translates to MSKSLPYSVKDVHYDNAKFRHRSFFKVITQTLFTSDMKRECVSYSTGKFLGLFMIFGLACLILTHASKTPSATDGLSKGLETNEEHKVVTDVGVRFKKLLRRAPRLPPRLSGNEKVSSGIFTGKPNEHDEEKWKARQRNVKEAFIHAWSGYKKSAMGYDELLPLSMQGFDGLGGLGATVVDSLDTAMIMGLEEVVSEAGSWIESNLLERISQKGDVNLFETTIRVLGGLLSAYHLSGGDQDMNLANTGPKPTIYLEIAKNLADRLLSAFTSSPTPIPYSDVLLKNSSAHPAHNLLSSTSEVSTLQLEFNYLSAISGDPKYKTEGMKVFAHFKTLPKVEGLVPIYISPHSGEFIGQEIRLGSRGDSYYEYLIKVWLQLRSIQDGNFTYLYDMYEEAMRGVRHLLVQKTVPNELVFVGELPGGSKGSFSPKMDHLVCFLPGTLALGATKGITKEKAMKDNLLTIEDFENLKLAEDLAKTCFEMYSVTSTGLAPEIAYFHTKDFYEDGLGGGNQSSEYVNDIIIKFNDRHNLLRPETVESLFVLYRITQDPKYREWGWQIFQSFEKYTKVDSGGYTSLNDVTTLPPQRRDKMETFFLGETLKYLYLLFGDSSVIPLDKFVFNTEAHPFPIKDAIYLEGGSFMMKGTM; encoded by the exons ATGTCGAAATCGCTTCCTTATTCTGTGAAAGATGTTCACTATGATAATGCCAAGTTCCGTCACCGATCTTTCTTTAAG GTGATCACTCAAACATTGTTTACTAGTGATATGAAGCGTGAATGTGTAAGTTATAGTACAGGGAAGTTTTTAGGATTATTTATGATATTTGGCTTAGCATGTCTAATATTGACTCATGCAAGTAAAACACCTTCTGCTACTGATGGACTATCAAAAGGTCTTGAGACAAATGAAGAACACAAGGTAGTTACTGATGTTGGTGTAAGGTTTAAAAAGCTTTTGAGAAGAGCTCCAAGGCTTCCTCCTCGGTTATCAGGGAATGAAAAAGTTAGTTCCGGTATATTTACTGGTAAACCGAATGAGCATGATGAAGAAAAATGGAAAGCTAGACAACGAAATGTAAAGGAGGCTTTTATCCATGCATGGTCTGGCTATAAAAAGTCTGCGATGGGTTACGATGAGCTTTTGCCACTGAGCATGCAGGGATTTGATGGGCTAGGAGGTCTAGGTGCTACTGTTGTAGATTCTCTTGATACTGCCATGATAATGGGTCTTGAGGAAGTTGTTTCTGAAGCGGGATCATGGATTGAGTCAAATCTTTTAGAGAGGATTAGCCAGAAAGGGGATgttaatttatttgaaaccaCAATACGGGTCTTAGGTGGTCTGTTGAGTGCTTATCATTTGAGTGGGGGAGATCAAGATATGAACTTAGCAAATACGGGACCAAAACCTACCATTTATCTAGAGATTGCAAAAAATTTGGCTGATCGTCTGCTATCTGCTTTTACTTCTAGTCCAACTCCCATTCCTTACAGTGATGTTCTGCTAAAAAATTCCTCAGCTCATCCAGCCCATAATCTACTGAGTAGTACATCAGAAGTTTCCACTTTACAGCTTGAGTTCAATTACCTCAGTGCAATTTCTGGTGATCCGAAGTATAAAACAGAAGGGATGAAGGTTTTTGCGCATTTCAAAACTCTTCCAAAGGTGGAAGGACTAGTTCCTATCTACATCAG TCCTCATTCTGGTGAATTTATTGGACAAGAAATTAGACTCGGATCTCGAGGTGATAGCTATTATGAGTACCTAATCAAAGTGTGGCTTCAGCTAAGATCTATTCAAGACGGTAATTTCACATATCTGTATGATATGTATGAGGAGGCAATGAGGGGTGTTAGGCACTTGCTTGTTCAAAAAACGGTACCAAATGAATTAGTTTTTGTGGGGGAATTGCCTGGGGGATCCAAAGGTTCTTTCAGTCCAAAAATGGATCACCTG GTGTGTTTTTTGCCTGGTACCCTCGCACTTGGTGCCACTAAAGGCATCACAAAGGAGAAAGCCATGAAGGACAACCTTCTTACGATTGAAGACTTTGAAAACTTGAAACTCGCAGAAGATTTAGCCAAGACATGTTTCGAGATGTATTCAGTAACTTCCACTGGTCTGGCTCCTGAAATTGCATACTTTCATACTAAG GACTTTTATGAAGATGGTCTTGGTGGCGGAAATCAGAGTTCAGAATATGTAAATGACATAATAATTAAGTTCAATGATCGTCACAATTTGTTGCGTCCTGAAACTGTTGAATCCTTGTTTGTACTGTATCGTATCACTCAAGATCCAAA ATATCGGGAATGGGGTTGGCAGATCTTTCAGTCATTCGAGAAATACACAAAGGTGGATTCCGGTGGATACACTTCTTTAAACGATGTCACCACACTTCCTCCTCAAAGAAGAGATAAGATGGAGACCTTTTTCCTCGGTGAAACTCTGAAGTATTTGTACTTACTCTTTGGGGATAGCTCTGTTATACCACTCgataaatttgtttttaacaCGGAAGCTCACCCTTTCCCGATTAAAGATGCTATCTATTTAGAGGGAGGCAGTTTCATGATGAAGGGAACCATGTAA